The following are from one region of the Salvia hispanica cultivar TCC Black 2014 chromosome 1, UniMelb_Shisp_WGS_1.0, whole genome shotgun sequence genome:
- the LOC125205128 gene encoding polygalacturonase 1 beta-like protein 3 — protein MDRERANTIFLFLLLSCCRVYSNVITKENPFTAKASAIRYWNAHISSKIPQSPFLLSKASPLSSVESAFFAKLAAEKGLSAHLAAFCAAADLFCLFESKAAAVGENHRSDADFAFYNNKHFSNYGGARLGGADQFKNYSDGVNFATGSFSRYSRSSTGHREGFASYADDGNVATSNFTSYGGAATGGGGDFKTYMPRVNVPDLRFASYDADANGHKLTFSSYADDTNSGSQGFTSYAKNGNHAPLDFSSYGDTSNVVGSTFTGYGEVANSANDTFKAYTTNANNPTNTFKKYGAGGNGGADSFSSYRDSANAGADSFQSYGRDSSSEKTNFLNYGKSFNVGTDVFKEYGKGTLDQTVGFKIYGANTTFKDYAKKGVTFAGYTKPEANKGADREAKPSKNGVEEGKFFRESMLQKGKVLRMPNIRDWMPKRSFLPRPILSKLPISSLDDLKRTFNAGENSTMEHVLANAQAECVRAPSPGETKSCVASIEDMIDFAVSVLGDDVVVRATETVEGSGREVMIGEVKGVNGGRVTKSVSCHQSLYPYLLYYCHSVPKVRVYEVDILEVESKARINHGTAICHLDTSTWSPGHGAFLALGSGPGQIEVCHWIFENDMTWTISD, from the exons ATGGACAGAGAAAGAGCCAACACCATTTTCTTGTTCTTATTACTCTCATGTTGCAGA GTTTACTCAAATGTGATAACAAAGGAAAATCCATTCACAGCCAAAGCCTCAGCAATTAGGTATTGGAATGCCCACATTTCAAGCAAAATCCCCCAATCTCCTTTTCTACTATCAAAAGCCTCGCCGCTATCATCGGTGGAATCGGCGTTCTTCGCCAAACTCGCGGCGGAGAAAGGCCTCTCCGCCCACCTCGCCGCCTTCTGCGCCGCCGCGGACCTCTTCTGCCTTTTTGAATCAAAGGCCGCGGCGGTGGGAGAGAACCACCGCAGCGACGCCGACTTCGCCTTCTACAACAACAAGCACTTCTCCAACTACGGCGGCGCCCGCCTCGGCGGCGCCGACCAGTTCAAGAACTACTCCGACGGCGTCAACTTCGCCACCGGCTCCTTCTCCCGCTACAGCCGGAGCTCCACCGGCCACCGCGAGGGCTTCGCCAGCTACGCCGACGACGGCAACGTTGCAACCTCCAATTTCACCTCCTACGGCGGCGCCGCcaccggcggcggcggcgatttCAAAACCTACATGCCGCGCGTCAACGTCCCCGACCTCCGGTTCGCGTCGTACGACGCCGACGCCAACGGGCACAAGCTCACATTCTCGAGCTACGCCGACGACACGAACTCCGGCAGCCAGGGATTCACCAGCTACGCCAAGAACGGCAACCACGCGCCGCTCGATTTCTCGAGCTACGGCGACACGTCAAACGTCGTCGGATCGACCTTCACCGGCTACGGCGAGGTCGCCAACTCCGCCAACGACACATTCAAGGCCTACACCACCAACGCCAACAACCCCACCAACACCTTCAAGAAATACGGCGCCGGCGGCAACGGCGGCGCCGACTCCTTCTCCAGCTACCGCGATTCCGCCAATGCCGGTGCCGACTCCTTCCAATCCTACGGCCGCGATTCGAGCTCGGAGAAGACGAATTTCTTAAACTACGGGAAATCGTTCAATGTCGGGACCGACGTGTTCAAGGAGTACGGAAAGGGCACGTTGGATCAGACCGTCGGATTCAAGATTTATGGCGCCAACACCACATTCAAAGATTACGCAAAAAAGGGTGTCACCTTCGCCGGCTACACTAAGCCAGAAGCTAACAAAGGCGCTGATCGGGAGGCAAAGCCTTCCAAAAATGGGGTGGAAGAAGGGAAGTTCTTTAGGGAAAGCATGTTGCAAAAGGGGAAAGTATTGAGAATGCCCAATATTCGAGATTGGATGCCTAAGAGGTCGTTTTTGCCCCGGCCCATTTTGTCGAAATTGCCAATTTCGTCGCTAGACGACCTCAAACGGACTTTTAACGCGGGCGAAAACTCCACTATGGAGCACGTCCTAGCCAATGCTCAGGCTGAGTGCGTGCGCGCACCCAGCCCTGGCGAGACAAAGTCATGTGTTGCCTCAATTGAGGACATGATTGACTTTGCTGTCTCGGTACTGGGTGATGACGTGGTGGTCCGGGCGACCGAGACGGTCGAGGGGTCCGGGCGGGAAGTGATGATTGGGGAGGTGAAGGGAGTGAATGGTGGGAGAGTGACAAAATCGGTGTCTTGCCATCAAAGCTTGTATCCGTACTTGCTCTACTATTGTCACTCGGTTCCTAAAGTGAGGGTGTATGAGGTGGATATTCTTGAAGTGGAGAGTAAGGCAAGGATTAATCATGGGACTGCCATCTGTCACTTGGACACGTCTACGTGGAGTCCAGGTCACGGTGCTTTCTTGGCATTGGGGTCGGGACCGGGACAGATCGAGGTTTGTCATTGGATTTTTGAGAATGACATGACTTGGACCATTTCGGATTAa